Proteins encoded in a region of the Acidobacteriota bacterium genome:
- a CDS encoding prolyl oligopeptidase family serine peptidase, translating to IPDEEKQRRVDLQKQIMNAVITGQGWDGIPEATRKQADTAWFRSVLVWDPAPVMKKVKQPLLIVHGELDKQVPIQNAELLNGLALQRKKGTTAMVLIPGINHLLVPARTGEVSEYGALGDARVSPDVSTRVVEWLRNH from the coding sequence ATCCCCGACGAGGAGAAGCAGCGTCGCGTGGACCTGCAGAAGCAGATCATGAACGCGGTGATCACGGGCCAGGGCTGGGATGGCATCCCGGAGGCGACGCGCAAGCAGGCCGACACCGCGTGGTTCCGCAGCGTGCTGGTCTGGGACCCGGCGCCCGTGATGAAGAAGGTCAAGCAGCCCCTGCTCATCGTCCACGGCGAGCTCGACAAGCAGGTGCCGATTCAGAACGCCGAACTGCTGAACGGTCTCGCGTTGCAGCGCAAGAAGGGCACGACGGCGATGGTGCTGATACCGGGCATCAACCACCTGCTGGTGCCGGCAAGGACCGGCGAGGTGTCCGAGTACGGCGCCCTCGGCGACGCGCGGGTCAGCCCGGACGTGTCGACGCGAGTGGTTGAGTGGCTGAGGAACCACTGA